The following coding sequences are from one Danio rerio strain Tuebingen ecotype United States chromosome 21, GRCz12tu, whole genome shotgun sequence window:
- the b3galt9 gene encoding beta-1,3-galactosyltransferase 9 isoform X2 yields MKICVFRLQTHQWCFLLCNVILFHALLFGGDIVEEFLLQSSPAAYTDRFVLEVRERARKLDLTDPRVNTSQLYPINTEPCLPHLDLLILTVVLSSPGNSSQREAVRNSWANQTVVHNVAVRTVFFLGASPLGAELGVIKEESERYGDIVQFEGGISRGDWQGGHWDQVKMALKWILHFCPQPRFHF; encoded by the exons ATGAAG aTCTGTGTGTTCCGGCTGCAGACTCATCAGTGGTGCTTCCTCTTGTGTAATGTCATCTTGTTTCACGCTCTGCTCTTTGGAGGTGACATAGTGGAAGAGTTTCTCCTGCAGTCGTCTCCTGCTGCGTACACTGACCGATTCGTCCTTGAGGTCCGAGAACGGGCACGCAAGCTAGACCTGACTGATCCTAGGGTCAACACCTCACAGCTCTATCCCATAAACACAGAGCCCTGCCTTCCTCATCTGGACCTCCTCATCCTCACAGTTGTCCTAAGTTCACCTGGAAATTCAAGTCAAAGGGAGGCAGTGAGAAACTCATGGGCCAATCAGACAGTAGTGCATAATGTTGCCGTACGGACAGTTTTTTTCCTCGGCGCATCCCCTTTGGGGGCGGAGCTTGGAGTAATAAAAGAGGAGTCTGAACGATATGGTGACATTGTGCAGTTTGAAGGAGGCATTTCAAGAGGAGACTGGCAGGGAGGACATTGGGACCAAGTTAAAATGGCACTAAAATGGATCCTACATTTTTGCCCGCAA cctcgctttcacttttaa
- the b3galt9 gene encoding beta-1,3-galactosyltransferase 9 isoform X1, whose protein sequence is MKICVFRLQTHQWCFLLCNVILFHALLFGGDIVEEFLLQSSPAAYTDRFVLEVRERARKLDLTDPRVNTSQLYPINTEPCLPHLDLLILTVVLSSPGNSSQREAVRNSWANQTVVHNVAVRTVFFLGASPLGAELGVIKEESERYGDIVQFEGGISRGDWQGGHWDQVKMALKWILHFCPQARFIILSEDSVYLNLPALTSYLLGLRTHPDDLYLGRVIHRAAPERDPDKPHYLPYQVYPDKYLPDYCSGPAFLLSQDVVRKIYVAAEDASLPLPSDILIGLCARRAGVVATHSARFSGNRHIRYNPCCYNFLFSSAGMGVRQMGIAWRDLGVGKGRSCGMLKTYYSLVVCKAMTYLDKLSFLNNEYSQG, encoded by the exons ATGAAG aTCTGTGTGTTCCGGCTGCAGACTCATCAGTGGTGCTTCCTCTTGTGTAATGTCATCTTGTTTCACGCTCTGCTCTTTGGAGGTGACATAGTGGAAGAGTTTCTCCTGCAGTCGTCTCCTGCTGCGTACACTGACCGATTCGTCCTTGAGGTCCGAGAACGGGCACGCAAGCTAGACCTGACTGATCCTAGGGTCAACACCTCACAGCTCTATCCCATAAACACAGAGCCCTGCCTTCCTCATCTGGACCTCCTCATCCTCACAGTTGTCCTAAGTTCACCTGGAAATTCAAGTCAAAGGGAGGCAGTGAGAAACTCATGGGCCAATCAGACAGTAGTGCATAATGTTGCCGTACGGACAGTTTTTTTCCTCGGCGCATCCCCTTTGGGGGCGGAGCTTGGAGTAATAAAAGAGGAGTCTGAACGATATGGTGACATTGTGCAGTTTGAAGGAGGCATTTCAAGAGGAGACTGGCAGGGAGGACATTGGGACCAAGTTAAAATGGCACTAAAATGGATCCTACATTTTTGCCCGCAAGCCCGATTTATCATTCTTTCTGAGGATTCGGTGTATTTAAACCTTCCCGCGCTTACGTCATACTTACTAGGATTGAGAACGCACCCAGATGACCTTTATCTTGGTAGGGTCATCCATCGGGCCGCACCTGAGAGAGACCCCGATAAACCACATTACCTACCCTATCAGGTGTATCCCGATAAATACCTCCCTGACTACTGCTCCGGCCCAGCGTTCCTTCTATCTCAAGACGTGGTGAGAAAAATTTACGTCGCAGCTGAGGATGCGTCATTACCCCTGCCCTCTGACATTCTGATTGGCCTGTGCGCAAGACGGGCAGGTGTGGTGGCCACTCACAGCGCTCGCTTTTCTGGCAACCGACACATTCGCTATAACCCCTGCTGTTACAACTTCCTGTTCAGCTCtgccgggatgggagtgaggcaAATGGGCATAGCCTGGCGGGATTTAGGGGTGGGGAAGGGGAGGAGCTGTGGCATGCTCAAGACCTATTATAGTTTGGTAGTGTGCAAAGCAATGACCTACCTGGATAAACTCTCCTTTCTGAATAATGAATACAGCCAGGGATGA